The DNA sequence GGAAGGAATACATTTATCAGCGGTTCTAGAAAGGGATTATGAAGCAGATGTATTAGTTAGAAATCCGAATAAAATAGAAAAACTAAATTCTTATGAAAATTTATATTTAGGAACAGGCAGTTTAAGAAGGAGAGCCTTTTGGAAAGCAAAATATCCAGAAGTAACATTTGGAAATATACGCGGAAATGTACAAACCAGATTATCAAAATTAGATTCAGAAGGTTTTGATGGAACTATTTTTTCACTTGCAGGAATAAAGAGATTGGGTTTACCTTTGGATTATGAAGTATTGGATTTTATTATTCCGGCTCCTGCACAAGGTGTAGTTGGCATTACCTCTTTAGAAAAAAACAGAGAATTAACAGAATTGGTAAGAAAAATTAATCATAAGGACACTCAAATCTGTATAAATATTGAAAGGGATTTTTTAAATAGCATTGAAGGAGGCTGTACAGCGCCCATAGGAGCTTTAGCCAAAATTAAAAATGACCAAGTATATTTTAAGGCAGGAATAGTTTCTTTAGACGGGACTAAAAAAGTACTTCTAGATGAAAGTTTTCCAATTTCAGAATCATTTGAAAAAGGAAGAATACTTGCCTTGAAAGCTAAAAAAATGGGCGCTGAAGAGATAATAAACGAAATTAAAGCCTATAGAGAATAAGTAATAAAATTACTTATTCTTTAACTCAGCCATTCGTACTGCAACTACTCCGGCTTCTACCCCTTTATTTCCTAATTTTCCACCACTACGATCTAAAGACTGTTGTACATGATCATCCGTAAGTACGCAAAATACCACAGGTGTATCCATGTGTGTATTTAAATACGTAACACCATCCGTAACAGTTTTACATACATAATCAAAATGAGCCGTTTCGCCTCTTATAACGCATCCTATTACAATAACTGCATCATAAAGCTTTGTGTTACATAGTTTGGTTGCCCCGTATACTAATTCAACAGATCCGGGTACGAATATAGAATCAATATCAGATTCTTTAGCACCTAAATCAAGTAAAGTATCAACAGCTCCTTTGTGTAAGTTATAAGTAACTTCAGAATTCCAATCTGAAATAACAATACCGAAACGATAGGCTCCGGCATTGGGTAAATTTTCTTTATTATAGATAGATAAGTTTGTTGTTGCCATTATTGTTTTCCTGTTGCGTATTTAAGTCTTTCGATATATGCGTCTACTTCTCCTGAAGCATCTACATCCGGAAATTTATCTTTAATATTTTGAAAAAATTCTAAGGCTTTTTCGTTTTGGTTTAAAGACATAGCCAATATACCGGCTTTTTTACTGAATTGATAAACAGTGGCTGCATTTGAACTTTCATTAGCAGCTTTAGTCATATAATTTAGTGCTTCATCTGTGTTATTAAGTTCGGCATAAGTATCAGCAATAGCGCCATATTTAACGGCTTTTAAATCTTTGTCAGAAGTATCAAATTGGTTAAAATGGTCCAATGCATTTTGATAGTTTCCTTTTTTAAATTCGGCTATTCCGGCATATAAATGAGCAAATTTTCCTGCTTTTGTAGATCCATATTCTTCAGCTATGTCAATAAAGCCGGAAACTCCGCTGGATTTTCCACCTAATGCCTGATCTGTTTTTCCTTCATCATATAAATTTTGAGCGTCTACCAGTAAATCGGAGGCCTCAATATTTTTTGGAGTTACTACATAATTATCATAAATAACATATCCTAAGACTGCGATAATTACAATAGCAAAAAAAATACCTATCGGTTTTGCATACTTTTGTAAGAATTTTTCACCATCTAAGGCAGAAGTATTTAAAGAATCTAAAATTTCTTTAGTTGCGTAATTGTGCTTTCCTTTATGTTTTGACATGTGTCTGAATATGTTTTTAGTGCGCTAAAATAGGCATTTATAAATTGAAATCCAAATTTTTAATGGCCTCGCATTCTAAGTAGGTTTTGAATTTTTCCCGTGATATTTCAACGGCTCCAAGTTGTTCCAAATAAGAAGAATAAATTTGACAATCAATAATTTTATATTGATGGGAATATTTTTGGGTAAAATAGCTAAATCCGCATTTTGAAGCATTACTAATTTTTGAAAACATACTTTCTCCGCAAAATACG is a window from the Apibacter sp. B3706 genome containing:
- the hemC gene encoding hydroxymethylbilane synthase, encoding MSPIRIGTRNSPLAMWQALKVQKKIKELGFQAVIVAITSHGDKDLTQPLYQMDIIGVFTRDLDIALLNDKIDVAVHSLKDVPTLLPEGIHLSAVLERDYEADVLVRNPNKIEKLNSYENLYLGTGSLRRRAFWKAKYPEVTFGNIRGNVQTRLSKLDSEGFDGTIFSLAGIKRLGLPLDYEVLDFIIPAPAQGVVGITSLEKNRELTELVRKINHKDTQICINIERDFLNSIEGGCTAPIGALAKIKNDQVYFKAGIVSLDGTKKVLLDESFPISESFEKGRILALKAKKMGAEEIINEIKAYRE
- the ribH gene encoding 6,7-dimethyl-8-ribityllumazine synthase; translated protein: MATTNLSIYNKENLPNAGAYRFGIVISDWNSEVTYNLHKGAVDTLLDLGAKESDIDSIFVPGSVELVYGATKLCNTKLYDAVIVIGCVIRGETAHFDYVCKTVTDGVTYLNTHMDTPVVFCVLTDDHVQQSLDRSGGKLGNKGVEAGVVAVRMAELKNK
- a CDS encoding tetratricopeptide repeat protein, with translation MSKHKGKHNYATKEILDSLNTSALDGEKFLQKYAKPIGIFFAIVIIAVLGYVIYDNYVVTPKNIEASDLLVDAQNLYDEGKTDQALGGKSSGVSGFIDIAEEYGSTKAGKFAHLYAGIAEFKKGNYQNALDHFNQFDTSDKDLKAVKYGAIADTYAELNNTDEALNYMTKAANESSNAATVYQFSKKAGILAMSLNQNEKALEFFQNIKDKFPDVDASGEVDAYIERLKYATGKQ